A single Pseudomonas brassicacearum DNA region contains:
- a CDS encoding ABC transporter ATP-binding protein produces the protein MTLAVQFIQVSRQFGDVKAVDRVCIDIQDGEFFSMLGPSGSGKTTCLRLIAGFEQPSAGSIRIHGEEATGLAPYQRDVNTVFQDYALFPHMNVRDNVAYGLKVKGVAKSERIQRADEALEMVALGGYGERKPVQLSGGQRQRVALARALVNRPRVLLLDEPLGALDLKLREQMQGELKKLQRQLGITFIFVTHDQTEALSMSDRVAVFNKGRIEQVDTPRNLYMKPATTFVAEFVGTSNVIRGELARELSGHPQPFSIRPEHVRFAEGPLASGEIEVHGLLHDIQYQGSATRYELKLANGQTLNLSQANTQWLDDTAQHQTGQHLSVRWAREAMVALHDTVSGEV, from the coding sequence ATGACGCTTGCAGTCCAATTCATCCAGGTATCCCGTCAGTTCGGCGATGTGAAGGCCGTTGACCGGGTTTGCATCGACATTCAGGACGGCGAGTTCTTTTCCATGCTGGGCCCGTCCGGCTCGGGCAAGACCACCTGCCTGCGGCTGATCGCCGGGTTCGAGCAACCCAGTGCCGGCTCGATCCGCATCCACGGCGAAGAGGCCACCGGGCTTGCGCCGTACCAGCGGGACGTCAACACAGTGTTCCAGGATTACGCCCTCTTCCCCCATATGAACGTGCGCGACAACGTGGCCTACGGCCTGAAAGTCAAAGGTGTCGCCAAGTCCGAGCGCATCCAGCGCGCCGACGAAGCGCTGGAGATGGTCGCCCTGGGCGGCTACGGCGAACGCAAGCCGGTGCAGCTCTCCGGCGGCCAGCGCCAACGCGTGGCCCTGGCCCGAGCGCTGGTCAATCGTCCACGGGTATTGCTGCTCGATGAACCCCTGGGCGCCCTCGACCTGAAGCTGCGCGAACAGATGCAGGGCGAATTGAAAAAGCTGCAACGCCAGCTAGGCATTACCTTCATTTTCGTCACCCACGACCAGACCGAAGCACTGTCGATGTCCGACCGCGTGGCCGTGTTCAACAAGGGCCGTATCGAACAAGTCGACACCCCACGCAACTTGTACATGAAACCGGCAACCACCTTCGTCGCCGAATTCGTCGGCACCTCCAACGTGATTCGTGGCGAGCTGGCCCGAGAACTGAGCGGTCATCCACAACCGTTCTCGATCCGCCCGGAACATGTGCGTTTCGCCGAGGGCCCGTTGGCCAGTGGTGAGATCGAAGTCCACGGCCTGCTGCACGACATCCAGTACCAGGGCAGCGCCACGCGCTACGAGTTGAAACTTGCCAACGGCCAGACCCTGAACCTCAGCCAGGCCAACACCCAGTGGCTCGACGACACGGCCCAGCACCAGACCGGCCAGCACCTGAGCGTACGCTGGGCGCGGGAGGCGATGGTCGCACTGCACGACACCGTCAGTGGCGAGGTGTGA